In the Bactrocera tryoni isolate S06 unplaced genomic scaffold, CSIRO_BtryS06_freeze2 scaffold_11, whole genome shotgun sequence genome, one interval contains:
- the LOC120779600 gene encoding uncharacterized protein LOC120779600, with protein MKLEEVSLRKEKQRLYGLGKGEVTTMGNFITEMTVQGMTVEVKFELVRVHDIPYAAMLGNDILKEVDLVFSNGRVGFRKPIKVREKCEDTGANELAVKSVGDETEISASERVSAEQVCEDQVVPEVLGKEVGRKCSQVSDETEISVSERVSAEQACGYKVSPGVPGKEVDAKETDRVCHGKGFNDKSESKFLGEKEKQLDNESNKVELSHLEDSDAAFVKTLINKYQPQKPMNLPVQMKLILTNWRPEYQRPRRVSYEDQRYIDDQVGKMLKEGIILGSTSEYHGVVELRSETRMRHVDALRRVYCLMIEDSLKFRSTEAQLQDDWIRTIRKALANETYEKF; from the exons ATGAAGCTGGAAGAAGTTAGTCTTAGAAAAGAGAAACAACGGCTTTATGGATTAGGAAAAGGCGAGGTTACAACAATGGGTAACTTTATAACAGAGATGACTGTACAAGGTATGACAGTGGAAGTCAAGTTTGAGTTAGTAAGAGTGCATGATATACCCTACGCGGCAATGTTGGGAAACGATATACTTAAAGAAGTGGATTTGGTGTTTAGTAACGGCAGGGTAGGATTTAGAAAACCTATTAAGGTTAGGGAAAAGTGTGAAGACACGGGTGCCAATGAGTTGGCGGTTAAAAGTGTGGGCGATGAAACTGAA ATCTCAGCGAGTGAGAGGGTTTCTGCCGAGCAAGTGTGCGAAGATCAGGTTGTTCCGGAAGTGTTAGGGAAAGAAGTTGGAAGGAAATGTAGTCAAGTGAGCGATGAAACTGAAATCTCAGTGAGTGAGAGGGTTTCTGCCGAACAAGCGTGCGGATATAAGGTTAGTCCGGGAGTGCCGGGGAAAGAAGTAGATGCAAAGGAAACGGACAGGGTATGTCATGGCAAAGGCTTCAATGATAAGAGTGAATCTAAATTTTTAGGTGAAAAAGAGAAGCAATTGGATAATGAATCGAATAAGGTAGAGTTGTCACATTTGGAAGATTCTGACGCAGCGTTCGTCAAAACGTTGATAAACAAATATCAGCCTCAGAAACCGATGAATTTGCCAGTTCAAATGAAGTTAATTTTGACAAACTGGAGACCAGAGTATCAACGGCCTCGTCGAGTGTCATACGAAGATCAAAGATACATAGATGATCAAGTTGGGAAAATGCTTAAAGAGGGGATTATTCTAGGTAGCACGTCGGAGTACCATGGTGTAGTCGAGCTTAGGTCAGAAACGCGGATGAGACATGTAGACGCATTACGTCGCGTATACTGTTTAATGATTGAGGACTCGTTAAAGTTTAGGTCGACGGAAGCTCAACTGCAAGACGATTGGATTAGAACAATAAGGAAAGCGTTAGCGAATGAAACCtatgaaaagttttaa